One segment of Hippopotamus amphibius kiboko isolate mHipAmp2 chromosome 4, mHipAmp2.hap2, whole genome shotgun sequence DNA contains the following:
- the LOC130851907 gene encoding iron-sulfur cluster assembly enzyme ISCU-like: MKGHLIKDLNEVKEQAMGPLKVTGVQKWVLRPHAGAPCLGKGIIMRPVRRQQILAGISPQDAGGLSPAAPGRCLPARELSAPAGLYHKKVVDRSEKPQHVGSLDKTSKNVGTGLVGAPACGDIMKLQIQADEKGKIGDATFKTFGCGSVIASSSLATEWVKGKAVEEALTIKNAGITTELCLPPVKLHCSMLTEDAVKAALADDKWKREPRKGEAEKTGGPGEASRRSHGLLAPHPHHAVTYVFRSPCTTIKTQ; encoded by the exons ATGAAGGGACATTTGATCAAAGACCTGAATGAAGTCAAAGAGCAAGCTATGGGACCACTGAAAGTCACAGGGGTCCAGAAGTGGGTTCTTAGACCCCATGCAGGTGCTCCTTGTCTTGGCAAAGGAATAATTATGAGGCCAGTGAGGCGGCAGCAGA TTCTGGCAGGCATAAGCCCGCAAGATGCCGGCGGCCTCAGCCCCGCTGCTCCGGGCCGGTGCCTGCCCGCCAGGGAACTGTCAGCTCCGGCTGGGCTCTATCACAAGAAGGTTGTTGATCGTTCTGAAAAGCCCCAACATGTGGGGTCCCTTGATAAGACATCTAAAAATGTAGGAACCGGATTGGTGGGGGCTCCAGCGTGTGGTGATATCATGAAATTACAGATTCAAGCGGATGAAAAGGGGAAGATCGGGGACGCCACGTTTAAAACATTTGGCTGTGGTTCTGTGATTGCCTCCAGCTCGTTAGCCACTGAATGGGTAAAGGGGAAGGCGGTGGAGGAAGCCTTGACCATCAAAAACGCAGGCATCACCACGGAGCTGTGCCTCCCGCCCGTGAAACTGCACTGCTCCATGCTGACCGAGGATGCCGTCAAGGCCGCTCTGGCTGACGACAAATGGAAACGAGAACCCAGGAAAGGAGAGGCCGAGAAGACGGGAGGCCCCGGCGAAGCCTCCCGCAGGTCACACGGGCtgcttgccccccacccccaccacgcaGTCACATACGTGTTCAGAAGCCCTTGCActacaataaaaacacaatga